One stretch of Methanomassiliicoccus luminyensis B10 DNA includes these proteins:
- a CDS encoding HesA/MoeB/ThiF family protein: MLRAGQVDEDRWERERRIKWLDLEKLRGSRVLVIGAGALGNEAVKDLVLAGIGHITLVDMDHVVRSNLSRCVLFRERDHAERRLKAEAVAERAVDLDPGASVTPVAGRVEDLPPEVWKEHRLVLGCLDNVAARLHVNSHAYFHGVPYVDGGTDGFSGRVQVVVPPATPCLQCGLNRTHYKILEKRYSCTGAEVAFYQPKVAAEITTTSIVAAVQVREAIKLLCGLEDRTIKNVLHYDGLRGRWDELELSFDPECPMHSL; encoded by the coding sequence GTGCTGCGGGCCGGGCAAGTGGACGAGGACCGCTGGGAGCGGGAGAGGCGCATCAAGTGGCTGGACCTTGAGAAGCTGCGGGGTTCGCGAGTCCTGGTGATCGGCGCCGGGGCGCTGGGCAACGAGGCGGTGAAGGACCTGGTGCTGGCGGGCATCGGGCACATCACCCTCGTGGACATGGACCACGTGGTCCGCTCCAACCTGAGCCGGTGCGTGCTGTTCAGGGAGAGGGACCATGCGGAGAGGAGGCTCAAGGCCGAGGCGGTGGCGGAGCGGGCCGTCGACCTCGATCCCGGTGCGTCGGTGACCCCCGTGGCGGGGAGGGTGGAGGACCTCCCGCCCGAAGTATGGAAGGAGCACCGTCTGGTCCTGGGATGCCTGGACAACGTGGCCGCCCGCCTGCACGTGAACTCCCACGCCTACTTTCACGGCGTCCCTTACGTCGACGGCGGCACTGACGGGTTCTCCGGCCGGGTGCAGGTGGTGGTCCCCCCGGCCACGCCGTGCCTGCAGTGCGGGCTGAACCGCACCCACTACAAGATACTGGAGAAGCGGTACTCCTGCACCGGCGCGGAGGTGGCGTTCTACCAGCCCAAGGTGGCCGCGGAGATAACCACCACCTCGATCGTCGCGGCGGTGCAGGTGAGGGAGGCCATCAAGCTGCTGTGCGGCCTGGAGGACCGCACGATCAAGAACGTGCTGCACTACGACGGGCTGCGGGGAAGATGGGACGAGCTGGAGCTCTCCTTCGACCCCGAGTGCCCCATGCATTCGCTCTGA
- a CDS encoding ubiquitin-conjugating enzyme E2, with protein MPLPADILVIRLRNELSACRSYIRDMPDLSAPSRVRFPVEVEVELAKVPGPIIEEGKVGSTYLHRFSISIGKNYPFEKPTVRWMSPIFHPNIMMPDDGGHVCTKLLEEWGFNSTLISFIKGVESLVMNPNPASPFGTDSCTAAAEHFNCAEVKLPPMLKPPAPRVVRP; from the coding sequence ATGCCCCTTCCCGCTGATATCCTCGTCATCAGGCTGAGGAACGAGCTGTCGGCCTGCCGCAGCTATATCAGGGACATGCCGGACCTGTCGGCGCCGTCCAGGGTGCGGTTCCCCGTGGAGGTGGAGGTCGAGCTCGCCAAGGTCCCCGGGCCCATTATCGAGGAGGGCAAGGTCGGGAGCACCTACCTGCACCGGTTCAGCATCAGCATCGGGAAGAACTACCCGTTCGAGAAACCGACGGTGAGGTGGATGTCCCCCATCTTCCACCCCAACATCATGATGCCCGACGACGGCGGGCACGTCTGCACCAAGCTCCTGGAGGAGTGGGGGTTCAACTCCACCCTGATATCGTTCATTAAAGGGGTGGAGTCCCTGGTCATGAACCCCAACCCCGCCAGCCCGTTCGGCACCGACAGCTGCACCGCCGCGGCGGAGCACTTCAACTGCGCCGAGGTCAAGCTGCCGCCGATGCTCAAGCCTCCCGCCCCCAGGGTGGTGAGGCCCTGA
- a CDS encoding Mov34/MPN/PAD-1 family protein, translating into MSKVAEEKMRNHALAHVNERKEVMGLMLGGVYRHNGREYALVRDVVTTDLDATEVSVRFDRDAFEKLFASLDESGFRYIIVGWYHSHPSYGCFLSSTDIQTQRAMFNRSFHSALVIDPVNREIDVFRLRDGRVESRPFAVYWDPYQEPYASKVVRFRKQVKGPETAIP; encoded by the coding sequence ATATCCAAGGTGGCCGAAGAGAAGATGCGCAATCATGCCCTGGCGCACGTGAACGAGCGCAAGGAGGTCATGGGTCTCATGCTCGGAGGGGTGTACCGCCACAACGGGAGGGAGTACGCGCTGGTGCGCGACGTGGTCACCACTGACCTCGACGCCACCGAGGTGAGCGTGCGCTTCGACCGCGACGCCTTCGAGAAGCTGTTCGCCTCGCTCGACGAATCGGGGTTCCGGTACATCATCGTGGGATGGTACCACTCCCACCCGTCCTATGGCTGCTTCCTCTCATCCACCGACATCCAGACCCAGAGGGCCATGTTCAACCGGAGCTTCCACTCCGCCCTGGTCATCGACCCGGTGAACCGCGAGATCGACGTGTTCCGCCTCCGGGACGGGCGCGTCGAGTCGCGGCCGTTCGCAGTGTACTGGGACCCCTACCAGGAGCCCTATGCCAGCAAGGTGGTGCGCTTCAGAAAGCAGGTGAAGGGCCCGGAAACGGCGATCCCTTAG
- a CDS encoding SIS domain-containing protein: MQEPLRYILREMQEALEKMDPSALDGAIAAIVGSKKIFIYGVGRSGLVGQAFAVRLVQLGFNVHFVGDMTTPIVDAEDLVIIVSNTGETMSAVQTANIVRRVGATVISVTSNPNSKLGHASNLILEIPLVKDEQKRKYAPLGTIFEDTALVLFDSLVPIIMERTSQNEASLRRRHAIWV, encoded by the coding sequence ATGCAGGAGCCGCTCCGCTACATCCTTCGGGAGATGCAGGAAGCATTGGAGAAGATGGACCCCTCCGCCCTGGACGGCGCCATCGCTGCCATAGTGGGGTCGAAGAAGATCTTCATCTACGGCGTCGGACGCTCCGGGCTGGTGGGGCAGGCCTTCGCCGTTCGCCTCGTTCAGCTGGGCTTCAACGTGCACTTCGTCGGCGACATGACCACGCCGATCGTGGATGCGGAGGACCTCGTTATTATAGTATCTAACACCGGGGAGACCATGTCGGCGGTGCAGACCGCCAACATCGTGCGCCGGGTCGGCGCGACCGTAATCTCCGTGACGTCGAACCCCAACTCCAAGCTGGGGCACGCCTCCAATCTGATACTGGAGATACCCCTGGTGAAAGACGAGCAGAAGAGGAAGTACGCGCCGCTGGGGACGATCTTCGAGGACACCGCGCTGGTGCTGTTCGATTCCCTCGTCCCCATTATAATGGAGCGGACCTCGCAGAACGAAGCCTCCCTGCGGCGCCGGCACGCTATCTGGGTCTAA
- a CDS encoding TIM barrel protein, which translates to MRDGIEDVHSLGLNAMEVQMVRVNVIDRFPDEEEVGLTPLEVESDLIMEINRVKGKKEVRLTKPTEKIKEDDTLITLASGLAQNFLELQELGEMGKEMDVQLSMHTPYYMDLSSNSELTERCIDNIRWAGTMTDQMDGTMVVTHLGLYGEGSKKQAKKNITDNIAAVMEWWEDNKLRPKLGLEMSGRQEVFGSLEEVLELCDEVKGTVPVINFAHVHARESGGLREPQDFGALLDKVKDYVNGHFYTHFSGVEHEGGNEKRITPIKKGDLKFEPLAEFLAEENPNITVISSSPLLEHDAMYMKVIYERVLTKRVAKEIKGKKSDKKGAKDGDEEDEEEEVEIETPDLEEFQSITTRERPERKPAPRPKAEKPEKKPTPKPPAKKKK; encoded by the coding sequence TTGCGCGACGGCATAGAGGACGTGCACAGCCTCGGCCTTAACGCCATGGAGGTCCAGATGGTGCGCGTCAACGTCATAGACCGCTTCCCCGATGAGGAGGAGGTAGGACTCACCCCCCTGGAGGTGGAGAGCGACCTCATCATGGAGATCAACCGGGTCAAAGGAAAGAAGGAGGTCCGGCTGACCAAGCCGACCGAGAAGATCAAGGAGGACGACACCCTCATCACCTTGGCCTCAGGGCTCGCGCAGAACTTCCTGGAGCTGCAGGAGCTGGGGGAGATGGGCAAGGAGATGGACGTCCAGCTGTCCATGCACACCCCCTATTACATGGACCTGTCAAGCAATTCCGAGCTCACCGAGCGGTGCATCGACAACATCCGGTGGGCGGGGACGATGACCGACCAGATGGACGGTACCATGGTGGTGACGCACCTCGGCCTGTATGGCGAAGGCAGCAAGAAGCAGGCCAAGAAGAACATCACCGACAACATCGCCGCGGTCATGGAATGGTGGGAGGACAACAAGCTCAGGCCCAAGCTGGGGCTGGAGATGTCGGGGCGCCAGGAGGTCTTCGGCTCGCTGGAGGAAGTTCTCGAGCTGTGCGACGAGGTCAAGGGCACCGTGCCGGTGATCAACTTCGCCCACGTGCATGCCCGAGAATCAGGTGGGCTCAGGGAGCCGCAGGACTTCGGCGCCTTGCTTGACAAGGTCAAGGACTACGTCAACGGGCACTTCTATACTCATTTCTCTGGCGTGGAGCACGAGGGCGGGAACGAGAAACGGATCACCCCCATCAAGAAGGGTGATCTCAAGTTCGAGCCTCTGGCCGAGTTCTTGGCGGAAGAGAACCCCAATATCACCGTCATCTCCTCCTCTCCATTGTTGGAGCACGACGCCATGTACATGAAGGTCATCTACGAGCGCGTGCTGACCAAGAGGGTGGCCAAGGAGATCAAGGGCAAGAAGAGCGACAAGAAGGGCGCCAAGGATGGGGACGAGGAGGACGAAGAGGAGGAGGTGGAGATAGAGACCCCCGACCTCGAGGAATTCCAGTCCATCACCACAAGGGAGCGTCCGGAGCGCAAGCCCGCTCCCCGGCCCAAGGCGGAGAAGCCGGAGAAGAAGCCGACCCCCAAACCCCCGGCCAAGAAAAAGAAGTGA
- a CDS encoding RNA-guided endonuclease InsQ/TnpB family protein → MFRTVKILLEHTVELVETVSLFNQACQRVLDWGQANKQHNKYKLDRATYYDAREEFPSLPSPLVQTARDQASDMLKRDKFKHKIRKKPSSSIRYDKRTLRVFLQSGYLSISTVSGRKRYDFILPDYYRQYQSWMVQNAQLIIGRYACFLNVQVEGETPPFNCGNRRLGIDLGINNIAVCSDNTFYSSKHLKNVKGQYRHLKAELQSIGTRSARRKLREVSGRERRFVRDSNHCVAKEVVSKPYDVFVFEDLKSTREIKRSREFNPKLGSWSFGELIRFVRYKAEALGKRVEVIDPHYTSQTCSRCGHVSSSNRTGRQFECVQCRFTLDADLNASRNIAAFSTWEGGRLSVSQPNAASGEAKGHMALEAEFSCKPVSMLVGS, encoded by the coding sequence ATGTTCCGCACCGTCAAGATACTATTGGAGCACACCGTCGAGCTCGTTGAGACGGTCAGCCTATTTAATCAGGCGTGCCAGCGTGTCTTGGATTGGGGCCAGGCAAACAAGCAGCATAATAAATACAAGCTGGACCGCGCGACATACTATGATGCGAGAGAAGAATTCCCCTCGCTACCTTCACCACTAGTGCAAACGGCCAGAGATCAGGCAAGCGACATGCTCAAGCGCGATAAGTTCAAGCATAAGATCAGGAAGAAACCATCCAGTTCGATTCGTTACGATAAGAGAACGTTAAGGGTCTTCCTGCAATCCGGATACCTCAGCATAAGCACAGTATCCGGAAGAAAGCGGTACGACTTCATTCTACCCGACTACTATCGGCAATACCAATCATGGATGGTGCAGAACGCACAGCTTATCATCGGTCGGTACGCTTGCTTCCTCAACGTCCAGGTAGAGGGCGAAACTCCGCCGTTCAACTGCGGGAATCGTCGCTTAGGAATCGATCTGGGCATCAACAACATCGCGGTGTGCTCAGACAACACTTTCTACAGCTCCAAACATCTCAAGAACGTCAAAGGCCAGTATCGCCATCTCAAGGCTGAACTGCAGTCCATAGGCACTCGCTCCGCTAGACGAAAACTTCGTGAAGTAAGCGGGCGAGAGAGACGGTTCGTTCGGGACTCGAACCATTGTGTGGCCAAAGAGGTAGTGAGCAAGCCGTATGACGTTTTCGTGTTCGAGGATTTGAAAAGTACCAGGGAAATCAAGAGGAGCAGGGAGTTCAACCCCAAGCTGGGTAGCTGGTCGTTCGGCGAATTAATTCGGTTTGTTAGGTACAAAGCTGAAGCTCTGGGAAAACGAGTAGAGGTGATCGATCCTCACTATACTTCTCAAACCTGCTCTCGATGCGGTCACGTGTCCTCAAGTAACAGAACAGGAAGGCAGTTCGAATGCGTTCAGTGCAGGTTCACGCTGGACGCCGACTTGAACGCCAGCAGGAACATCGCCGCCTTCTCTACATGGGAAGGCGGCAGGCTGTCTGTCAGCCAGCCAAATGCAGCGAGTGGTGAAGCCAAAGGCCATATGGCACTTGAGGCTGAGTTTAGCTGCAAGCCCGTGAGCATGCTCGTGGGCAGCTGA
- a CDS encoding DUF4011 domain-containing protein — MFTLDDKTLDARIERWRKNLIDTSLRNSLLNLREGRQGCLKLMRPHPQAIYDRLVKNKSDFELYFGADDGTEQYENKVLPDLGRDRAERSLLSMRTKARAAVREQGTNILFLTVGALEWSHAVTDGERIRSPLVLIPVELVREGPLRPYRLVHTGDDISVNPTLAQKLKLELRLTLPQLPEGDLDIQKYLDAVADSVAPLKDWKITSEVRLGLFNFPKMCMYDELATYRSVAAAHPVIRSMAGDTGASHATLLEEPTSPLDRDLPAGSFQILDADSSQQEAVALAAEGASFVLQGPPGTGKSQTITNIISESLAKGRTVLFVSEKMAALEVVKRRLDENGLGDYCLELHSHKASRQTVANELSKSLTPVPVQPQQVQALHELEGSRARLDSYVDALHRTRDGLGMPVFQLLEELVRLKDAPELVISLPNIEKLSWKELEAMAPLVRDLQRYAPVLAQRSDHPWTDCLVDSWKLGAQSEMVHRLSDLKFARTRLNETSSRFAQDHGLPEPAALGDVEQMVGQFRHILLTTYPLPRWIEKDPVPLLRAMDNMKESYSQLNERMTWLRARFNEDVLALDLASMQERFTEKYSSFTRSFNSRYRHDLDLLRSMWRGDRKLTYDEVMAELPEVINIAHLADRVRSMEAECTYAFGKYFQGQRTDWEALHRSVEWARQYYEKFGEPASDEVRSLLCDGPEKLIGLKGRIDELETSCLRFQEALSALSQYFTLDKLAGGRPLHEVPFEELGQWAQYHLDTASSFREWAESNRVRRQLEQAGLGDLVILAERSALPGDLWNGIRKRHLTLWYDLLVSRDRLLRDFNREEQESEVARFERLDGEMLRTAASRTRAVLDERRRELCEDASPAHGSGLWVLKHEVNRKKNIRPLRELFQQAWEPILALRPCLLMSPLSVSMFLDPSKIKFDLVIFDEASQIRPEDAIGSIMRGKQVIVVGDAKQLPPTDFFREVSYDDEDDIPDLESVLDECSSSMPQRMLRWHYRSRHESLIAFSNHYFYNDRLSTFPSSVSHEGLGVSFVHVPEGEYDRGRSRRNPVEAAKVVELVFQHFRSEAPGSIGVVAFSEAQQMAILEEVEKRLKIEPDMAPFFNEGKEEEFFVKNLENVQGDERDVMIFSVGYGKDAQGRMHQGFGPLNRPGGERRLNVAITRARRQVVLVSSLLPEDIEGTAPGAEMLRNYIEYAMKGGDKGSLPNREDAFSYPIEEDIRNALVAKGLKVDRRVGCSEFRIDLAVQDGDREGNYLLGIMCDGASYRSGKTTRDRERLRREVLEGLGWNVMRMWSQDWIHDPEKEVERVMEALKKARENAAWEEGKRALIKASRSLEATAPAVPLPAAPEAPAALPAAAPAKEVMVAALSDGPAARSAADACPLYQAVDFREREDLLEKYADDPAEGLRDALLLVVNEEGPVHASVAKARIKDYIRLAGGKMAALDRRFDEAVKSLDGYSVTMDGEFLWPCGMTAPAVRRFPDRHSLDLVCPRELEEAVLYCLREGACPEKEVVMRTSALYGYKRPTPAMKERILSAACDLVNRGMAYKDTEGLRRAEEEKAAPEEDAGEAPLAGTP, encoded by the coding sequence ATGTTCACTCTAGACGACAAGACATTAGATGCCCGTATAGAGAGATGGAGAAAGAACCTCATCGACACCAGCTTGAGGAACAGCCTGCTGAACCTCCGGGAGGGGAGGCAGGGCTGCCTGAAGCTGATGAGGCCCCATCCGCAAGCGATCTACGACCGCCTGGTCAAGAACAAGAGCGATTTTGAGCTGTACTTCGGCGCCGATGACGGGACCGAGCAGTACGAGAACAAGGTGCTACCAGATCTCGGACGCGACCGGGCGGAACGCTCCCTGCTGAGCATGCGCACCAAGGCCCGCGCGGCGGTGAGGGAGCAGGGCACCAACATCTTGTTCCTTACGGTCGGCGCGCTGGAGTGGTCCCATGCCGTCACCGATGGAGAGCGCATCCGTTCCCCCCTGGTCCTGATCCCGGTGGAGCTGGTCAGGGAAGGTCCGCTCCGCCCCTACCGCCTGGTGCACACCGGCGACGACATCTCCGTCAACCCCACCCTCGCCCAGAAGCTCAAGCTGGAGCTGCGTCTGACGCTCCCCCAACTCCCCGAGGGGGACCTGGACATCCAGAAGTACCTCGATGCGGTCGCCGATTCGGTCGCTCCGCTGAAGGACTGGAAGATCACCAGCGAGGTGCGCCTGGGGCTGTTCAACTTCCCCAAGATGTGCATGTACGACGAGCTTGCCACTTACCGTTCCGTGGCCGCCGCCCATCCTGTCATCAGGTCCATGGCCGGCGACACCGGGGCGTCGCACGCCACCCTGCTGGAGGAACCTACCTCCCCTCTGGACAGGGACCTGCCGGCTGGATCGTTCCAGATCCTGGACGCCGACTCCAGCCAGCAGGAGGCGGTCGCGCTCGCCGCCGAGGGAGCGAGCTTCGTGCTGCAGGGCCCCCCCGGGACGGGCAAGTCGCAGACCATCACCAACATAATATCCGAATCGCTGGCCAAGGGCCGCACCGTGCTGTTCGTCTCGGAGAAGATGGCCGCCCTGGAGGTGGTGAAGAGGCGCCTGGACGAGAACGGCTTGGGCGACTATTGCCTGGAGCTTCACAGCCACAAGGCCTCCCGTCAGACGGTGGCGAACGAGCTGTCCAAGTCCCTGACCCCGGTCCCGGTGCAGCCGCAGCAGGTGCAGGCACTTCACGAGCTCGAGGGGTCGAGGGCCCGCCTGGACAGCTATGTCGACGCCCTGCACCGGACCCGGGACGGCCTGGGCATGCCGGTGTTCCAGCTCCTGGAGGAACTGGTCCGCCTGAAGGACGCTCCCGAGCTGGTCATCTCGCTCCCCAACATCGAGAAGCTCAGCTGGAAGGAGCTGGAGGCCATGGCCCCGCTGGTCCGCGACCTTCAGAGATACGCGCCGGTGCTGGCGCAGAGGTCCGACCACCCCTGGACCGACTGCCTGGTGGACTCCTGGAAGCTGGGCGCCCAGTCGGAGATGGTGCACCGCCTGTCGGACCTCAAGTTCGCCCGCACCCGCCTGAACGAGACATCATCGCGGTTCGCCCAGGACCACGGGCTCCCCGAGCCGGCCGCCCTGGGGGACGTGGAGCAGATGGTGGGGCAGTTCAGGCACATCCTGCTGACCACCTACCCCCTCCCGAGATGGATCGAGAAGGACCCTGTCCCCCTGCTCAGGGCGATGGACAACATGAAGGAATCCTACTCCCAGCTCAATGAGAGGATGACCTGGCTCCGCGCCCGGTTCAACGAGGACGTCCTCGCCCTGGACCTGGCGTCCATGCAGGAGCGGTTCACCGAGAAGTACAGCTCATTCACCAGGTCATTCAACTCCCGCTACCGCCACGACCTGGACCTCCTGCGTTCGATGTGGCGCGGGGACCGGAAGCTCACCTACGACGAGGTCATGGCCGAGCTGCCGGAAGTGATCAACATCGCGCACCTCGCCGACCGGGTCCGGTCGATGGAAGCGGAGTGCACCTACGCCTTCGGCAAGTACTTCCAGGGCCAGAGGACCGACTGGGAGGCGCTGCACCGCTCCGTGGAGTGGGCCAGGCAGTACTACGAGAAGTTCGGGGAGCCGGCCAGCGACGAAGTGCGCTCCCTGCTGTGCGACGGGCCGGAGAAGCTCATCGGCCTGAAGGGCCGAATCGACGAGCTGGAGACCTCCTGCCTCAGATTCCAGGAGGCCCTCTCGGCGCTGTCTCAGTATTTCACTCTCGACAAGCTCGCCGGCGGGCGGCCTCTCCACGAGGTGCCGTTCGAGGAGCTGGGGCAGTGGGCCCAGTACCACCTCGACACCGCCTCCTCCTTCCGGGAGTGGGCCGAGTCGAACCGCGTCAGGAGGCAGCTGGAGCAGGCCGGCCTGGGAGACCTCGTCATCCTGGCGGAGCGCTCCGCTCTGCCTGGGGACCTGTGGAACGGCATCCGCAAGCGGCACCTCACGCTGTGGTACGACCTGCTGGTGTCCCGCGACCGCCTGCTCCGCGACTTCAACCGCGAGGAGCAGGAGAGCGAGGTGGCGAGGTTCGAACGCCTGGACGGGGAGATGCTCCGCACCGCCGCCTCCAGGACCCGCGCCGTTCTCGACGAGAGGAGGAGGGAACTGTGCGAGGACGCCTCCCCCGCCCACGGCAGCGGCCTGTGGGTGCTGAAGCACGAGGTCAACCGTAAGAAGAACATCCGCCCCCTGAGGGAGCTGTTCCAGCAGGCCTGGGAGCCCATCCTGGCCCTGCGCCCCTGCCTGCTCATGAGCCCGCTGTCGGTCTCCATGTTCCTAGACCCGTCCAAGATCAAGTTCGACCTGGTCATCTTCGACGAGGCGTCGCAGATCCGCCCGGAGGACGCCATCGGCTCCATCATGAGGGGAAAGCAGGTCATCGTGGTGGGCGACGCCAAGCAGCTGCCCCCTACTGACTTCTTCCGCGAGGTCAGCTACGACGACGAGGACGACATCCCCGACCTGGAGAGCGTGCTGGACGAGTGCTCGTCCTCCATGCCCCAGAGGATGCTGCGGTGGCACTACCGGAGCAGGCACGAGTCGCTCATCGCGTTCTCCAACCACTACTTCTACAACGATCGGCTGAGCACTTTCCCGTCATCGGTCAGCCATGAAGGCCTGGGCGTTTCGTTCGTCCATGTGCCCGAGGGCGAGTACGACCGCGGCAGGAGCCGCCGGAACCCCGTGGAAGCGGCCAAGGTCGTGGAGCTGGTGTTCCAGCACTTCCGGAGCGAGGCGCCCGGCTCCATTGGCGTGGTGGCGTTCTCGGAGGCCCAGCAGATGGCCATCCTGGAGGAGGTGGAGAAGCGGCTGAAGATCGAGCCGGACATGGCCCCGTTCTTCAACGAGGGGAAGGAAGAGGAGTTCTTCGTCAAGAACCTGGAGAACGTGCAAGGTGACGAGAGGGACGTCATGATCTTCAGCGTCGGCTACGGCAAGGACGCCCAGGGCCGCATGCACCAGGGCTTCGGCCCCCTGAACCGCCCCGGCGGGGAGAGGAGGCTCAACGTCGCCATCACCCGCGCCAGGAGGCAGGTGGTGCTGGTATCGTCCCTGCTTCCGGAGGATATCGAGGGCACCGCCCCCGGCGCGGAGATGCTGCGCAACTACATTGAGTACGCCATGAAGGGCGGCGACAAGGGTTCGCTGCCCAACAGGGAGGACGCGTTCTCGTACCCCATCGAGGAGGATATCCGCAACGCCCTGGTGGCCAAGGGGCTGAAGGTCGACCGTAGGGTCGGCTGCTCGGAGTTCCGCATCGACCTGGCCGTCCAGGACGGCGACCGGGAGGGCAACTACCTCCTGGGGATCATGTGCGACGGCGCTTCGTACCGCTCCGGCAAGACCACCAGGGACCGCGAGCGCCTCCGCCGGGAGGTGCTGGAGGGCCTGGGCTGGAACGTCATGAGGATGTGGTCGCAGGACTGGATCCACGACCCCGAGAAGGAGGTGGAGAGGGTCATGGAGGCCCTCAAGAAAGCGAGGGAGAATGCTGCCTGGGAGGAGGGCAAGAGGGCGCTGATCAAAGCGTCCAGGAGCCTGGAGGCCACCGCCCCCGCCGTCCCGCTTCCTGCAGCCCCCGAAGCGCCCGCTGCTCTTCCCGCCGCTGCCCCGGCCAAGGAGGTCATGGTGGCCGCCCTGTCCGACGGCCCCGCCGCCAGGAGCGCGGCGGACGCCTGCCCCCTGTACCAGGCGGTGGACTTCCGGGAAAGGGAGGACCTGTTGGAGAAGTATGCCGACGACCCGGCCGAGGGGCTGAGGGACGCGCTCCTGCTGGTGGTCAATGAGGAGGGGCCGGTCCACGCATCGGTGGCCAAGGCCCGCATCAAGGACTACATCCGCCTGGCCGGCGGGAAGATGGCCGCCCTGGACCGCCGCTTCGACGAGGCGGTCAAGTCCCTGGACGGCTACTCCGTCACCATGGACGGGGAGTTCCTGTGGCCGTGCGGCATGACCGCCCCGGCGGTGCGCCGGTTCCCCGACCGCCACAGCCTGGACCTCGTTTGCCCCCGAGAGCTGGAGGAGGCGGTCCTGTACTGCCTCAGGGAGGGAGCGTGCCCGGAGAAGGAGGTGGTCATGAGGACCTCCGCCCTGTACGGGTACAAGCGCCCCACCCCGGCCATGAAGGAGAGGATCCTCTCGGCCGCCTGCGATCTCGTGAACAGGGGCATGGCGTACAAGGACACCGAGGGGCTCCGCAGGGCCGAGGAGGAAAAGGCCGCCCCGGAGGAGGATGCTGGAGAGGCGCCCCTCGCCGGGACCCCCTGA